One Polynucleobacter sp. SHI8 genomic window, CGAAATTAATACCTCCTATGCAGCCCTCATGAAGGTGATGTCTACCCCTGAAGTAGAGCAGAAGCTATTGTCTCTTGGTTGTCTTCCCAGAACAAGCTCCAGCACTGAAGAAGCCAATCAATATCTTCAGAAGGAATATATCAATTGGGGTGAAATCGTCGCGCGTAATCAGGTTGTTAAGATTTAGTCGATTTACGCTTGATTAGGGATGCACCTTAGGTTCAAACTTGCTAAATTCGGTTATATTATAGAAATATAAATACAACCAATAGGAGCAAAAATGGCCATTCAACTTCAGGTCAACGGTAAATCACATAGTGTGGATACCGAAGCACAAACCCCACTTTTATACGCACTCCGAAATGACTGCGATATCAACTCTGCAAAATACGGTTGTGGAGCTGGTCAATGCGGGGCTTGTACCGTGGTTGTTAACGGCAATCCAATTCGTTCCTGCATTACCCCGGTAAGCGCTATTTCTGGAAATGTAACGACCTTAGAAAACTATCAAAATGATCCTGTCTTAAATGCTCTCAACAAAGCATTTATTACAGAACAAGCTGCCCAATGTGGCTTTTGTATTGCCGGTATGATGATGAGCGCGAAAGTTTTGTTAGATAAAAACAAAAATCCTAGTGATACTCAAATTAAAAGTGCTCTGAATGGCAACCTTTGCCGCTGCGGAACTTATTCTCGAATCCTCAAAGCAGTTAAATTAGCAGTCAAGGAGTTAGCATGAACGCCCCATTTAAAAACTCACGTCGCCAATTTTTATTTCAAAGTACTGGCTTAGTTATCGGCTTTACTTTTGGTCGTGAATTAATCGCTGACACTACTCCTGATTTACCCATTGATTTAAAAAATAATCTCAATATCAATAGTTGGCTCTATGTAGACCCTACTGGAAAAATTGATGTCTACTCCGGAAAAGTCGAATTTGGTCAAGGAATCGCAACTGCTTTTAGACAAATTGTTGCTGATGAAATGGATGTCAATATTGAACGTGTCAATATTCTGCCTTGTGTGACGGGCATCGCCCCGAATGAAGGTGTTACTTCCGGTAGTCAGTCTGTTGAATACGGTGGTCTAGCACTACGCTATGCATGTGCCCAAGCAAGAGGTACTCTCTTAGAAAAAGCTTCCAAATCGTTGAATGTACCCGTTGGCGATTTAAGCATCAAAGATGGTGTCATTACTGCTAAAAATGGTGAGACAGCTAATTATTGGAAGCTAACTTCTACTGAGCTATTGCAACAAAAAGCCGATGGTAAATACAAGCCAAAAGGTATCAATAACTTTCAATATATTGGTAAATCTATCCAACGCATTGATATTCCTGCCAAAGTATCTGGCGGCGTAGCCTATGTCCAAGATATGAAGTTCCCTGGCATGCTGCACGCCCGGGTCGTGCGTCCTCCAGCACCAAGGGCTCAATTAATCAGTATCAATGAATCCGTGATTAAATCGATGCCGGGTGTTGTTGGGGTTGTCAAAAATGGTAGTTTCTTAGCCGTTGTAGCCAAGCGCGAGGAACAGGCCATCAATGCTTTAAATGAAGCCAAAAAACAAGCCAAATGGGAAATGGCGAACGACCTGCCTAATAACCAGGCAGAATGGCTCAAAACGATGATTGAATCACCGAATTTGGATACTGAACACGGCGTCAAAAAAGATCCATCTAAACAGGGCAAAAAAACCATTGGAGGGGAATTTACTAAACCTTTCTTAGCCCATGCGAGTATCGGTCCTTCTTGTGCGATTGGCATTCTGAAAGATGGTGTTACAACGATCTATAACCACGCCCAAGGGATGTACCCTTTACAGCGAGATATTGTGAAAGCTCTGCAAGTACCTCCTGAAAAAGTTGTCTGTATTCATCGCGAAGGCTCTGGAATGTACGGCCAAAGTGGAGCCGATGATGTGGCTCTTGACGCTGCTTTGATTGCTCGAGAGTTTCCAAATCAACATATTCGTGTGCAATGGATGCGCGATGATGAATTTAAATGGGAGCCCTATAACAGCGCGATGACCGTGAAGATTCGGGCTAGTCTGGATGAAAGTGGCAATATCTCGAATTGGACACAGGATATTTATAGTAATACCCACAGTACAAGGCCTGGTGAAAAAGAAGGTAATAACCTCATTAGTAGTTGGTACATGGCGAATCCGCAAAAAAGATCACCTGTGACGAATATCCCTCTTCCTGCTGGTGGGTCCCATCGGAATGGCATTCCTTTATACAGTTTCCCAAATCAGCAAATCAATAATCATTTAGTTCAAGAAATGCCAGTGAGAGTTTCTGCATTTAGAACTCTTGGTGCTTTTGCAAATATTTTTGCGATTGAATCGATGATGGATAAGCTAGCTAAAGAAGCGAATGCTGATCCAGTTGAATTCCGGTTGCGCCATCTCCAAAATCAACGGGGTAAGGATGTGATTCTAAAGGTCGCTGAAATGTCCAACTGGAAACCTAATCCAAAACGTGTCAAAAAGAATGGTAAGTTGTATGGTCGTGGGATGGCATTTTCTCAATACAAAAACCTACAAGTCTATTGTGCAGTGGTAACTGATATTGAAATCGATGCAAATGGCAAGATTCGTGTAACCGATGTCTGGGCGGCTGCGGAGGCTGGCTTAATCATCAATCCTGATGGTTTTAAAAATCAAATTGAAGGTGGCTTGATTCAAGCGATTAGCTGGACAATCTTTGAAGAAATCAAATTTAATAAGACTGGTATTCAAACAGCATCTTGGGCTGACTATCCAATTCTTCGCTTTGAAGATGTACCCAATATTCAGGTTGAACTCATTAATCGTCCAAATGAAAAATCGATTGGCGTAGGTGAAGGCAATGCTCCTATTGTAGGAGCAATCGCCAATGCACTTGCAATGGCTACCAATGGCAGGGTTTATGACCTTCCTCTCTCACCAGTCAAAGTAAAAAAATTATTTGCCTAAACGAAAGAAACTGATATGAACTTGCCCAATCTCGAAGAGTTTACAAAAGCCTCCATTGCAAAAGGATATGACAATGTAACGCCTCGAGAATGGGCAGCAAATTCAGTGAGTGAACTCCATACTCATGAGTTTGCCGTTCATGCGGTAATTGCTCAAGGTGAAATGTGGCTCACGCGGAATGATCAAACGCAACACCTGCAAGTGGGGGACACCTTCACTATGGACCCTGAAACGCCCCATTCTGAAAAATATGGCCCTGAAGGTACTATTTACTGGGCCGCAAGAAAATTTCCCAAAATCTAATACCGCAAGTATTAATGAATCTATGATAAATTGGTGTCATCCACAATTGATCTAAAGGTAAGGCCATGAAACCTAGCAAGTTAGTCCAAGTTATTTTATTTTCAACAACCCTCGTTGGTATCGTTTGTGCCTCTCAGGCAGGAACCATGGAAAAAATTGCTGAGACAAAAACTATCACTATGGGCGTACGCGATTCCTCTGGAGCCCTTTCCTATACATTAGGTGATGGTAAATATACTGGCTTTCATGTGGAGATTTGTAAACGGGTGATTGCCGATTTAGAGAAGAAATTAAAAACCTCTCTTAAAGTTGAGTACCAACCTGTTACCTCACAAAATCGTATCCCTCTCGTTCAAAATGGTACGGTTGATCTTGAATGTGGCTCAACCACCAATAATGCTACTCGTCAAAAGGATGTCTCGTTTGCTGTGACTACCTATGTTGAGGAAGTTCGTATTGCAGTCAAAGCAGACTCTAATATCACTTCAATTGCCCAATTAGTGAATAAGAAAGTAGCTACAACAACTGGTACAACTTCTGTGCAGTTACTCCGCAAACATGAGCGTGCGAATGGCGTCAATTTTGAAGAGATTTTTGGTAAAGATCATGCCGATAGTTTCTTGCTGCTTGAATCTGGTCGCGCTGATGCTTTTGTGATGGACGGCTCTATTCTTGCGGGTAATATTGCCAACGCAAAAAATCCTAAAGACTTCAAAATTGTAGGTGAAGTACTCAGTGTCGAACCGATCGCCATCATGATGCGCAAAGATGCTCCAGCCCTTTTTAAAACGGAAGTGGATAACTCCATCAAAGCAATGATGAAGGATGGCACGCTTGCCAAAATGTATAAGCAATGGTTTCAAGACCCAATTCCACCCAAAGGAAATCGTGTCGGACTTGATTTATCTGACAACACAAAAAATGCTTGGGCTAATCCAAACGATAAGCCTGCGGAAGATTACGTTAAAAAATAATCGGTGACTCTTTAGTTCATGTCACTAGATTTTCAGATATTTTGTAAAAGCACCTTTGATGATACCTACTCCCCTCGTTGCTTTGGGGAGTTTTTTCAGTTCGGGCAAGGTACTGGTGATCCCACATATCTTGATTGGCTCTTAACTGCATGGGGTTGGACTATTGCTGTATCTGCCCTAGCATTATTCATTGCTCTTTTGATCGGTATTACGATCGGCACACTTCGAACAATATCGAATGAAACGGTTTTAAGTAAAGTACTGATCTTTTTTTCGAATGCCTGGGTAGAGCTCTTTCGTAATATTCCGGTTTTGGTTCAGGTATTTTTGTGGTACCACGTCATTCCGATGCTGATTCCTGCTCTCAAAAATTTCCCATCATTTCTTCTCGTCAGTATTGCCCTTGGGTTTTTTACTTCGGCTAGAATCGCTGAACAAATGAAAGCTGGTATTTTTTCATTACCGAAAGGTCAGCGCATGGCTGCCCAGTCCTTAGGCATGACTAAAGTGCAAACATATCGTTATGTTCTCTTGCCGATGGCTATGAGAATCGTGATTCCCCCTCTAACTTCTGAGTGTATGAATATTGTTAAAAACTCTGCTGTTGCATTTGCTGTATCTGTCTCGGAGTTAACACTTTTTGCAATGCAAACCCAAGAAGAAACTTCCAAAGGGATTGAAATGTATCTTGGTGTCACTGCTCTTTATATCGTGACGGCTTTTACTGTCAATCGAGTCATGGCCTTGATTGAACGTAAAACGTGTATCCCAGGTTTTATAGCTACATCGAGTCAGGGATCTCACTAATGCAACTGGATCTCTCGTTTTATACCTGGGACTTGATTGAGAAGTTTATTCTCAAGGGATTGTTGTTCAGTATTCAACTCACCATCATTGCGACTCTTGGTGGAATCATATTTGGTACTTTGCTCGCGCTCATGCGCTTATCCAGTCAGAGGATTTTATCTAGCGTTGCCTCTTGGTATGTCAATATCATGCGCTCGATTCCACTGGTGATGGTGATTCTGTGGTTCTTTTTATTGATGCCCTCAATTATCGGTCGCTCTATCGGTGCAGAACTCTCCGCTTACATCACCTTTATTGCATTTGAAGCCGCCTTCTTCTCTGAGATTATCCGGGCTGGTATTAACTCGGTTCCGCAAGGACAAAATCATGCGGCCTACGCTCTTGGCATGAATTACCAACAAAAAATGAGCCTCATTATTTTGCCGCAGGCGTTCCGGAATATGATTCCTGTCTTAATGACCCAAACCATCATTCTGTTTCAAGATACCTCCTTAGTCTATGCCATTGGTGCTTATGACCTATTAAAAGGATTTGAGGTTGCGGGGAAAAACTATGGTCGTCCGATTGAAACTTACCTCCTTGCTGCGGTTGTTTATTTTGTGATTTGTTTTTCACTATCGACGATCGTTAAGAAAATTCAACAAAAAGTAGCAATTATTCGTTAATTAACCAAGGTTATATTTATGGCTTTTATTGAACTTCATCATGTCAACAAATTTTACGGGCAGTTTCAGGTGTTGAGTGATTGCAATCTCACTGTTGAAAAAGGTGAAGTCGTTGTGATTTGTGGTCCATCAGGTTCCGGCAAATCAACTCTCATCAAAACAATTAATGGTCTTGAGCCAATTCAATCAGGAACTATTATTGTGGATGGCGCTTCACTACAAGACACTCAAACGAACCTATCTAACCTTCGCTCAAAAGTGGGGATGGTGTTTCAGAGCTTTGAATTATTTCCCCATTTATCAGTCACTGACAATTTAACGATTGCACAAATCAAAGTCTTAAAACGCTCTCCTCTTGATGCAAAAAATCATGGACTGATGTATCTTGAGCGCGTTGGTTTAACTGCGCAAAAGGATAAATTCCCAGGGCAACTCTCTGGCGGTCAACAACAACGTGTCGCCATTGCCAGGGCTCTATGTATGGACCCTCATGTCATGTTATTTGATGAGCCCACTTCCGCTCTGGATCCTGAAATGGTTGGAGAGGTTCTTGATGTAATGGTGCAGTTGGCAAATGAGGGAATGACGATGATGTGCGTGACCCATGAAATGGGGTTTGCGAAAAAAGTCAGTAACCGCGTCATTTTTATGGATCAGGGACGAATTGTCGAAGACTGTTCCAAAGAGGAATTTTTTGATAATGTCAGCGCTAGAGCAATGCGAACTCAAGAATTTTTACAAAAAATTATCCCTAATTAGGTATACTATTTTGAATGATTTCTTGGAAATGATTCGAAAATATAAGTTAAAAAATAACAAATATGGAGGCTCATCATGCGTTTATCTAAATTTATATGGTTGTTCTGTTCTTTATTTTTTGGGGTAAGTGCTGATCTTTTTGCGCAAAGTATCCCGTGTGAAAATGCAATTAAGAATAAATACTCCGGTGAATACCAGGATAAGTATGGCAATGGCTCTAGTCGGAAGATATCAATGCTTCAATACTATGCTACACAAGGACCTGGTATGCATAAATTTGGAAATAATAATGCTCTACTCTATTTGGCAGTTGTTGATAAATATGAAAATGGTCAAATCAGGGGAAGAGATACTGTCAAGGTATGGTGCGTAGTAAACACTAAAGGTAATGTGTTGGGTTTAGAAAGAGATTTCAATTAGTCTAAATAGCTTTTCCTGCGCATGAATTTCTTTCGATAAGGAAATCATAAAATAAGATTCAACAATAGCATCCGGCGGAGTTAGTGCTAATGTCAAATTACTTCCCAATAAAGCGAAGGATAGAATAATTCTATATGTTAAGAGAACATATATAAAATGAAACATAAATAAATGAAACTTAATTGAATTCAAACGATATTTACTTTACTACACATATAAGATTCTTAAGGCAAAGCACTAAAAAACTAATCGAAAAAATTTAATTGATCATAAAACCGTCTATGAAATTTAAACCACAAATTTTATTGAGTCTTCTTTTAGTAATAAGCTTTCACACAAGTGCTCAATGGGTCCCATTATTAGAAAATACGCGTAACGACACGATGTTTTATGATCCTTCTAGTATCGTCCAAAATGGAAATTTGTTTCATGTCAGAATTTACTCGAATTTTACAAAGGCTCGTCCTGATGATTCATATGCAAGTAAAAGTACCATGACGCATGTTTCAATCAATTGCCGAAATAAAACTTTTTCTGTATTACAAATGATTGATTTCGATGAGCAAAATCTGCGAGGAAATTCAAGAGCAAAAAATTT contains:
- a CDS encoding (2Fe-2S)-binding protein, with protein sequence MAIQLQVNGKSHSVDTEAQTPLLYALRNDCDINSAKYGCGAGQCGACTVVVNGNPIRSCITPVSAISGNVTTLENYQNDPVLNALNKAFITEQAAQCGFCIAGMMMSAKVLLDKNKNPSDTQIKSALNGNLCRCGTYSRILKAVKLAVKELA
- a CDS encoding amino acid ABC transporter substrate-binding protein, with translation MKPSKLVQVILFSTTLVGIVCASQAGTMEKIAETKTITMGVRDSSGALSYTLGDGKYTGFHVEICKRVIADLEKKLKTSLKVEYQPVTSQNRIPLVQNGTVDLECGSTTNNATRQKDVSFAVTTYVEEVRIAVKADSNITSIAQLVNKKVATTTGTTSVQLLRKHERANGVNFEEIFGKDHADSFLLLESGRADAFVMDGSILAGNIANAKNPKDFKIVGEVLSVEPIAIMMRKDAPALFKTEVDNSIKAMMKDGTLAKMYKQWFQDPIPPKGNRVGLDLSDNTKNAWANPNDKPAEDYVKK
- a CDS encoding molybdopterin cofactor-binding domain-containing protein — translated: MNAPFKNSRRQFLFQSTGLVIGFTFGRELIADTTPDLPIDLKNNLNINSWLYVDPTGKIDVYSGKVEFGQGIATAFRQIVADEMDVNIERVNILPCVTGIAPNEGVTSGSQSVEYGGLALRYACAQARGTLLEKASKSLNVPVGDLSIKDGVITAKNGETANYWKLTSTELLQQKADGKYKPKGINNFQYIGKSIQRIDIPAKVSGGVAYVQDMKFPGMLHARVVRPPAPRAQLISINESVIKSMPGVVGVVKNGSFLAVVAKREEQAINALNEAKKQAKWEMANDLPNNQAEWLKTMIESPNLDTEHGVKKDPSKQGKKTIGGEFTKPFLAHASIGPSCAIGILKDGVTTIYNHAQGMYPLQRDIVKALQVPPEKVVCIHREGSGMYGQSGADDVALDAALIAREFPNQHIRVQWMRDDEFKWEPYNSAMTVKIRASLDESGNISNWTQDIYSNTHSTRPGEKEGNNLISSWYMANPQKRSPVTNIPLPAGGSHRNGIPLYSFPNQQINNHLVQEMPVRVSAFRTLGAFANIFAIESMMDKLAKEANADPVEFRLRHLQNQRGKDVILKVAEMSNWKPNPKRVKKNGKLYGRGMAFSQYKNLQVYCAVVTDIEIDANGKIRVTDVWAAAEAGLIINPDGFKNQIEGGLIQAISWTIFEEIKFNKTGIQTASWADYPILRFEDVPNIQVELINRPNEKSIGVGEGNAPIVGAIANALAMATNGRVYDLPLSPVKVKKLFA
- a CDS encoding amino acid ABC transporter permease — protein: MQLDLSFYTWDLIEKFILKGLLFSIQLTIIATLGGIIFGTLLALMRLSSQRILSSVASWYVNIMRSIPLVMVILWFFLLMPSIIGRSIGAELSAYITFIAFEAAFFSEIIRAGINSVPQGQNHAAYALGMNYQQKMSLIILPQAFRNMIPVLMTQTIILFQDTSLVYAIGAYDLLKGFEVAGKNYGRPIETYLLAAVVYFVICFSLSTIVKKIQQKVAIIR
- a CDS encoding surface-adhesin E family protein, whose product is MKFKPQILLSLLLVISFHTSAQWVPLLENTRNDTMFYDPSSIVQNGNLFHVRIYSNFTKARPDDSYASKSTMTHVSINCRNKTFSVLQMIDFDEQNLRGNSRAKNFSYPKMSPIPEKSSISELEKKICD
- a CDS encoding AraC family ligand binding domain-containing protein produces the protein MNLPNLEEFTKASIAKGYDNVTPREWAANSVSELHTHEFAVHAVIAQGEMWLTRNDQTQHLQVGDTFTMDPETPHSEKYGPEGTIYWAARKFPKI
- a CDS encoding amino acid ABC transporter permease, giving the protein MSLDFQIFCKSTFDDTYSPRCFGEFFQFGQGTGDPTYLDWLLTAWGWTIAVSALALFIALLIGITIGTLRTISNETVLSKVLIFFSNAWVELFRNIPVLVQVFLWYHVIPMLIPALKNFPSFLLVSIALGFFTSARIAEQMKAGIFSLPKGQRMAAQSLGMTKVQTYRYVLLPMAMRIVIPPLTSECMNIVKNSAVAFAVSVSELTLFAMQTQEETSKGIEMYLGVTALYIVTAFTVNRVMALIERKTCIPGFIATSSQGSH
- a CDS encoding amino acid ABC transporter ATP-binding protein produces the protein MAFIELHHVNKFYGQFQVLSDCNLTVEKGEVVVICGPSGSGKSTLIKTINGLEPIQSGTIIVDGASLQDTQTNLSNLRSKVGMVFQSFELFPHLSVTDNLTIAQIKVLKRSPLDAKNHGLMYLERVGLTAQKDKFPGQLSGGQQQRVAIARALCMDPHVMLFDEPTSALDPEMVGEVLDVMVQLANEGMTMMCVTHEMGFAKKVSNRVIFMDQGRIVEDCSKEEFFDNVSARAMRTQEFLQKIIPN